Proteins encoded by one window of Candidatus Omnitrophota bacterium:
- a CDS encoding 50S ribosomal protein L27 yields MGGRVGGITSKYYVETRGIKVSGGQKVTSGTILTRQGDRWKPGLNVIGRASLTAACDGEVYFTRKKNGYKAVITLINIKPA; encoded by the coding sequence ATGGGCGGTCGTGTCGGCGGCATTACAAGCAAATATTATGTTGAAACCCGCGGGATCAAGGTGTCAGGCGGCCAGAAGGTCACCTCCGGCACTATCTTGACCCGTCAGGGGGACCGTTGGAAGCCGGGGCTTAACGTCATCGGCCGCGCCTCTCTCACAGCGGCCTGTGACGGAGAGGTCTATTTTACCCGCAAGAAGAACGGCTACAAAGCCGTCATCACGCTCATCAACATCAAACCAGCGTAA